One Eriocheir sinensis breed Jianghai 21 chromosome 32, ASM2467909v1, whole genome shotgun sequence genomic region harbors:
- the LOC127006189 gene encoding sericin-2-like: protein MAILQPVQRVRGVLPVKRSRVRRSLAFSGEIGEGNAKNNIQFAEKLSTISVEECAKRWNFDVNKGVPIAGGRFSWSLIDPNTPLDLTPPPVTPGSDAGGQKGQRSEGEDTGVKSSVCVGGDGAGMRSRDEVMEGHSEVKGQEKEEEGMTKGKREERRGEYGGKRRRDEDEEDAVLSSSSSSSSSAAVTASASSTSSSSSTSASSPLRQTSIADYTREKKKRKTNSTTTTTSTTTTPQPPHQSPHKKVLLQIRA from the exons ATGGCCATCCTGCAGCCTGTACAGCGTGTCCGCGGGGTCCTGCCGGTGAAACGAAGCCGTGTGAGGAGGAGTCTTGCCTTTAGCGGTGAAATAGGTGAAGGAAACGCGAAAAATAACATTCAATTCGCGGAAAAACTGTCGACCATCAGCGTTGAGGAGTGCGCTAAAAGGTGGAATTTCGACGTCAACAAAGGCGTTCCAATAGCCGGGGGCCGCTTCTCCTGGTCCCTGATTGACCCCAACACCCCCCTCGACCTGACCCCGCCCCCCGTGACCCCCGGAAGCGACGCAGGAGGTCAGAAAGGTCAAAGAAGTGAGGGTGAGGATACCGGGGTCAAATCCAGTGtctgtgttggtggtgatggtgccggGATGAGGTCACGAGATGAGGTCATGGAGGGTCACagcgaggtcaaaggtcaagaaaaggaggaggaagggatgaccaagggaaagagggaagagaggagaggagaatatggaggaaagagacgaagagatgaagatgaggaggatgctgttttgtcttcctcctcctcctcctcctcctccgctgccgtCACCGcatccgcctcctccacctcctcctcctcctccacctccgcctcctcccctctcagACAGACAAGCATCGCAG aTTATAcgcgagagaagaagaagaggaagaccaactccaccaccaccaccacctccaccaccaccaccccacaaccCCCCCACCAAAGTCCACACAAAAAGGTCCTACTTCAAATTCGGGCTTGA